The following are encoded in a window of Iodobacter fluviatilis genomic DNA:
- a CDS encoding HNH endonuclease signature motif containing protein produces the protein MSTYQSDRPAIQTNLRREIEVEAGHECSVTGCTEHTYLEIHHINQNREDNRKENLILLCDKHHKMAHAGVIDRKALHNYKEALRARLNSNEFVRGQEGDRVNRFLNIVTDLLSYNDCGEISYVGSETGYWFEQDVYIKLSNFFASIHIYNFELRSYDRSVRDRQDRIVDLMQQVLNIREQGNYRYNGSYCATFIPKHAIGTPEYDREISAQKKLVEDKLLEIQKLASELWDYVGNRLA, from the coding sequence ATGAGCACATATCAGTCCGATAGGCCAGCGATTCAGACGAATCTTAGGCGGGAAATTGAGGTAGAAGCGGGACATGAATGCTCAGTAACAGGATGCACTGAACATACATATCTCGAAATCCATCATATCAATCAAAACCGAGAAGATAACCGAAAGGAGAATCTAATTCTTCTGTGTGATAAGCATCATAAAATGGCACATGCTGGAGTAATTGATAGGAAAGCTCTGCATAATTATAAGGAGGCTCTTAGGGCTCGCTTAAATAGCAATGAATTTGTGAGGGGGCAGGAGGGCGATAGAGTAAATCGCTTTCTAAATATTGTGACAGACCTACTTTCATATAATGATTGTGGTGAGATTTCATATGTAGGCTCTGAAACGGGGTATTGGTTTGAGCAAGATGTATATATCAAGTTGAGTAACTTTTTTGCGAGCATACATATTTATAATTTTGAGCTTAGGTCTTATGATCGAAGCGTAAGAGATCGGCAGGATCGAATAGTAGATCTAATGCAGCAGGTTCTAAATATTAGAGAACAGGGTAATTACCGTTACAACGGCAGCTATTGCGCAACATTCATTCCAAAACATGCTATTGGTACTCCCGAGTATGATAGAGAGATATCTGCACAGAAAAAACTTGTTGAAGATAAGCTGCTGGAAATACAAAAATTAGCATCCGAGTTATGGGACTATGTAGGGAATAGGTTAGCCTAG
- the lpxC gene encoding UDP-3-O-acyl-N-acetylglucosamine deacetylase codes for MFQQRTLKTTIRAVGVGLHSGERVTLVLKPAPVNSGIVFQRVDLPESTPFRVTPALVNDTRLSSTLVKDGVRVGTIEHIMSAFAGLGIDNVIVEVDAPEMPIMDGSAAPFIYLLQSAGIVDQHAAKQFVRVLKPIEVSEGDKWVRLLPHDGYKVALTIDFAHPAFKKSAQTIKLDFADTNYVSEIARARTFGFIHEVEYLRMNGLARGGSMDNAIVIDEYRVLNDGGLRFEDEFVRHKVLDLVGDLYILGRPLIAAFEGYKSGHAMNNKLLRALLDDESSYEIVSFENRDDVPSSFHDLPALGI; via the coding sequence ATGTTTCAGCAACGCACTCTGAAGACGACTATCCGCGCCGTTGGCGTGGGCCTGCATTCTGGCGAGCGGGTTACCCTCGTCCTAAAACCGGCCCCGGTCAATAGCGGGATCGTTTTCCAACGCGTCGATTTGCCCGAGTCGACGCCATTCAGAGTTACGCCCGCTCTGGTCAACGACACGCGGCTCTCCTCTACGCTCGTCAAAGACGGCGTACGTGTCGGCACGATCGAGCACATCATGTCTGCATTTGCGGGGTTAGGCATCGACAATGTGATTGTTGAAGTCGACGCCCCGGAAATGCCGATTATGGATGGATCGGCAGCGCCTTTTATCTATCTGCTGCAATCAGCAGGCATTGTGGATCAACATGCGGCCAAGCAATTTGTCCGCGTGCTGAAACCTATAGAAGTATCTGAAGGCGATAAATGGGTACGCCTGCTCCCGCATGACGGCTATAAAGTAGCGCTCACCATCGACTTTGCCCACCCCGCATTTAAAAAATCAGCCCAAACCATCAAGCTCGATTTTGCTGACACGAATTATGTCAGCGAAATTGCCCGTGCCCGCACGTTTGGCTTTATCCATGAAGTGGAATACCTGCGCATGAACGGCTTAGCCCGTGGCGGCAGCATGGATAACGCGATTGTGATTGATGAATACCGCGTGCTCAACGACGGTGGCTTGCGTTTTGAAGACGAATTTGTCCGCCATAAAGTGCTCGATCTGGTTGGCGATTTATACATCCTTGGCCGCCCTTTGATTGCCGCCTTTGAAGGCTATAAATCCGGCCACGCCATGAATAACAAACTGCTGCGCGCCCTGCTCGACGACGAATCCTCCTACGAGATTGTCAGCTTTGAAAACCGCGACGACGTCCCCAGCTCATTCCACGATCTGCCTGCCTTAGGAATCTGA
- the ftsZ gene encoding cell division protein FtsZ: MALTFEVQEVAHHVNIKVIGVGGAGCNAINNMIEHALNGVQFIAANTDAQVLKLSKATDVVQLGTTGFGAGCDPEVAREAAEADRERIGELINGANLLFITAGMGGGTGTGASPVIAQIAREKGIFTVGVVTKPGLDEGSRQKVAQAGIDELSRSVDSLIIVSNQKLEEVLGEDVTVDEAFRAADDVLRNAVASIVEIIQYPGLINVDFADVKTVMQEKGMAMMGSAFAAGENRAIRATEEAISCPLLDNINFKGARGVLLNISASRASLKKSEITRAREIIQSHVAEDAMVKHGVVYDESLGEQIRITIIATGMGNNANKPQLSVVQTPQLKTGTDNHSGEPDWGAYDLPPGFRPNNRSARGSAGDVATVSRSTTSNVDMDIPAFLRRQAD; this comes from the coding sequence ATGGCATTAACTTTTGAAGTGCAAGAAGTTGCACATCACGTCAATATTAAAGTGATCGGTGTGGGCGGCGCAGGCTGCAACGCGATCAACAATATGATTGAGCACGCATTGAATGGGGTGCAGTTTATTGCTGCCAACACCGATGCTCAGGTGCTTAAACTCTCTAAAGCTACGGATGTTGTGCAATTGGGCACGACGGGCTTTGGTGCAGGCTGCGATCCTGAAGTTGCCCGCGAAGCAGCCGAAGCCGATCGCGAGCGCATTGGTGAGCTGATCAATGGTGCAAATCTCTTGTTTATCACCGCAGGTATGGGCGGCGGTACAGGTACGGGCGCATCCCCTGTGATTGCACAAATTGCCCGTGAAAAAGGCATTTTCACCGTGGGCGTAGTCACCAAGCCTGGTCTTGACGAAGGCTCGCGCCAGAAAGTGGCTCAGGCTGGTATCGATGAGCTTTCACGCTCGGTCGATTCACTGATTATTGTTTCCAACCAAAAACTGGAAGAAGTACTCGGTGAAGACGTTACCGTAGACGAAGCCTTCCGCGCTGCTGACGATGTACTGCGTAATGCCGTCGCTTCTATCGTAGAAATCATCCAGTATCCTGGTCTGATCAACGTGGACTTTGCCGACGTTAAGACCGTGATGCAGGAAAAAGGCATGGCCATGATGGGCTCCGCCTTTGCTGCAGGCGAAAACCGCGCTATCCGCGCCACCGAAGAAGCCATCAGCTGCCCGCTTCTGGACAATATCAACTTCAAGGGTGCGCGTGGTGTACTGCTGAATATCAGCGCCAGCCGTGCCAGCCTGAAGAAAAGCGAAATCACCCGCGCCCGTGAAATCATCCAATCGCATGTGGCAGAAGATGCCATGGTTAAACACGGTGTGGTTTACGATGAAAGCCTAGGTGAGCAAATCCGCATTACCATTATTGCTACCGGTATGGGCAATAACGCCAATAAGCCACAGCTGTCTGTCGTACAAACACCGCAGCTTAAAACGGGCACAGACAATCACTCTGGCGAGCCAGACTGGGGCGCTTACGATTTGCCACCGGGCTTCCGTCCGAATAACCGCAGCGCGCGTGGCTCTGCAGGCGATGTAGCCACCGTAAGCCGCAGCACAACTTCTAATGTGGATATGGATATCCCTGCTTTCTTACGCCGTCAGGCAGATTAA
- the ftsA gene encoding cell division protein FtsA translates to MTRDSKNIIVGLDIGTSKVVAVVAEIKEDGTLNVIGLGSAASRGLKRGVVVDIEKTVAAIQSALGEAELMADCKISQVFTGIAGSHIKSINSDGMVAIKDKEVTSADVDRVIETASAVNIPTDHQVLHILAQEYMIDGQEGVKEPMGMSGVRLHVNVHIVSGAVSAVQNITKCVRRCGLEIEEVVLQPLASSYSVLTEDEKDLGVCLVDIGGGTTDLAIFIGGAIRHTAVIPIAGDQVTNDIAMALRTPTSEAETIKLQHGVALRHMSDPAQMIEVPGVGERGARQMSRHTLAEVIEPRVEELYGLVQQELRRSGFEGRLSSGIVITGGAAMMPGMVELGEEIFHMPLRMGTPKYVGGLAEVVKNPRYSTAVGLLLIAREQLLKNPVNRGKDGGVGDIFGRMKSWFQNTF, encoded by the coding sequence GTGACCAGAGATAGCAAAAACATCATTGTCGGGCTGGACATTGGCACATCCAAGGTGGTGGCTGTTGTCGCCGAAATCAAAGAAGACGGCACACTCAATGTGATTGGTCTGGGCTCGGCTGCATCGCGCGGTTTGAAACGTGGTGTGGTCGTTGATATTGAAAAAACCGTCGCGGCCATCCAGTCCGCACTGGGCGAAGCCGAGCTGATGGCCGATTGCAAAATCAGCCAGGTCTTTACCGGTATTGCCGGCAGCCACATCAAGAGCATTAATTCTGATGGCATGGTGGCGATCAAGGATAAAGAAGTCACCTCGGCCGATGTAGACCGTGTGATTGAAACGGCCAGCGCGGTTAATATCCCCACCGACCATCAGGTTCTGCACATTCTGGCGCAGGAATACATGATAGACGGCCAAGAGGGCGTGAAAGAGCCGATGGGCATGTCGGGCGTGCGTTTGCATGTCAACGTGCATATCGTCAGTGGCGCAGTCAGCGCGGTACAAAATATCACCAAATGTGTGCGTCGCTGCGGGCTGGAGATCGAAGAAGTGGTGTTACAACCACTGGCTTCATCTTATTCAGTGCTAACTGAAGATGAAAAAGACCTTGGTGTTTGCTTGGTAGATATTGGCGGCGGCACCACCGATCTGGCCATCTTTATTGGCGGCGCCATTCGCCATACCGCCGTGATTCCGATTGCAGGCGATCAGGTGACTAACGATATCGCCATGGCGCTGCGTACGCCAACCTCAGAAGCCGAAACCATTAAGTTGCAGCATGGTGTAGCGCTGCGCCATATGAGCGATCCGGCGCAAATGATTGAAGTGCCGGGTGTAGGTGAGCGCGGTGCACGGCAAATGAGCCGCCATACTCTGGCGGAAGTGATTGAGCCGCGCGTTGAAGAGCTGTATGGCCTAGTTCAGCAGGAGTTACGCCGCTCTGGTTTTGAAGGGCGCCTGTCCAGCGGCATTGTGATTACCGGTGGAGCCGCAATGATGCCCGGCATGGTTGAGCTTGGCGAAGAGATTTTCCATATGCCGCTACGCATGGGCACACCGAAATACGTGGGTGGCCTTGCCGAAGTGGTAAAAAACCCGCGCTATTCCACAGCGGTGGGTTTGCTGTTAATTGCACGTGAACAATTACTAAAGAACCCTGTAAACCGGGGCAAAGACGGCGGTGTAGGGGATATTTTTGGCCGCATGAAATCTTGGTTTCAAAACACATTTTAA
- a CDS encoding cell division protein FtsQ/DivIB codes for MWDKPQLLMWFANLLTALALLLLFYALLFLTVHSPLFPIKRIKVDGDLVHVTREQLQYVIKHELTGTFFTLDLDKTRQAFEKLPWVRQVTVRRHWPDRVEVRVEEHKAVARWGSVALLNSYGERFDAASNDQLPILEGPEGTEKVMIDGFAELHKTLQPLGKKATHVWLSERRAWRFELDHQLIIEVGRDEPVARTARFVTAYPNSLALLKQPFEYVDLRYPNGFAVRLPEYKPVESKPVVKPAVPAKPAVAKPA; via the coding sequence ATGTGGGATAAACCTCAGCTTTTAATGTGGTTTGCCAATTTGCTGACTGCATTAGCTTTATTGCTTTTGTTTTACGCCTTACTGTTTTTAACCGTGCATTCGCCTTTGTTTCCAATTAAAAGAATCAAAGTGGATGGTGATTTAGTTCACGTTACACGCGAGCAATTGCAATACGTTATTAAGCACGAACTGACAGGAACGTTTTTTACCCTGGATTTGGATAAGACGCGGCAGGCCTTTGAAAAGCTGCCATGGGTAAGGCAAGTGACGGTACGCAGGCACTGGCCAGACCGGGTAGAGGTCAGGGTAGAAGAGCACAAGGCAGTTGCACGCTGGGGCTCGGTGGCCCTGCTTAATAGTTATGGTGAGCGTTTTGATGCGGCATCCAACGATCAGCTGCCCATTCTGGAAGGCCCGGAAGGCACAGAAAAGGTCATGATTGATGGCTTTGCAGAGCTGCATAAAACCTTGCAGCCATTGGGGAAAAAAGCCACCCATGTCTGGCTTTCCGAACGAAGAGCATGGCGCTTTGAGCTGGATCACCAGCTGATTATTGAAGTAGGCAGAGATGAGCCGGTAGCCAGAACGGCGCGGTTTGTAACGGCCTACCCCAATTCGCTGGCTTTGCTGAAGCAGCCTTTTGAATATGTAGATTTACGTTATCCCAATGGCTTTGCAGTCAGATTGCCAGAGTACAAGCCAGTAGAAAGTAAGCCCGTGGTAAAGCCAGCAGTACCGGCCAAGCCCGCAGTAGCCAAACCGGCATAA
- a CDS encoding D-alanine--D-alanine ligase, translating into MNKYGKVAVVMGGTSAEREVSLMSGKGVLEALQARGVDAHAFDPATKPLEALKAEGFDRAFLILHGPFGEDGTLQGALEVMGIPYTGCGVLASALGMDKLRSKLIWQALGLPIPAFEILNANSDFAAIEQKLGLPLFVKPACEGSSIGVSKVKNTGELAAAFEEAYKYDKIVIAEQFIGGGEYTAAVLGEQVLSFVKIEPATEFYDYEAKYIRDDTVYRCPAGLSAQLNEQITAYVKQAFWALGGRGWARIDFLMDEAGKPYLLEANTAPGMTSHSLFPMAAREAGLSYEDLVLQVLNSTLE; encoded by the coding sequence ATGAATAAATACGGAAAAGTAGCGGTCGTGATGGGTGGCACTTCGGCAGAACGTGAAGTGTCATTAATGAGCGGCAAAGGTGTTTTAGAAGCCCTGCAGGCACGCGGCGTGGATGCGCACGCTTTTGATCCTGCAACAAAGCCTCTTGAAGCGTTAAAAGCAGAAGGTTTTGACCGTGCATTTCTGATTTTGCACGGCCCTTTTGGTGAAGATGGCACTTTGCAGGGCGCGCTTGAAGTGATGGGCATCCCTTACACGGGTTGTGGTGTATTGGCCTCGGCGCTGGGTATGGATAAGCTGCGGAGCAAGTTAATCTGGCAAGCGCTTGGCCTGCCGATTCCAGCTTTTGAAATTTTGAATGCAAACAGCGATTTTGCTGCGATTGAGCAAAAACTTGGCCTGCCATTATTTGTAAAACCAGCCTGCGAAGGCTCCAGTATTGGCGTGAGCAAAGTAAAAAATACCGGGGAACTTGCCGCTGCGTTCGAAGAAGCTTACAAGTATGACAAGATTGTGATTGCAGAACAGTTCATTGGTGGGGGAGAATACACCGCCGCTGTACTGGGTGAACAAGTGCTGTCGTTTGTAAAGATCGAGCCTGCTACAGAATTCTACGATTACGAAGCCAAATATATCCGCGATGACACGGTTTACCGCTGTCCTGCGGGTTTGTCTGCACAGCTTAACGAGCAAATTACCGCTTACGTGAAACAAGCCTTTTGGGCGTTGGGAGGCCGGGGCTGGGCGCGTATCGATTTCTTAATGGATGAAGCGGGTAAGCCTTATTTATTAGAAGCCAATACCGCGCCAGGCATGACTTCACATAGTTTATTTCCTATGGCAGCAAGAGAAGCCGGCTTAAGTTATGAGGATTTAGTTTTGCAAGTATTAAACAGCACGCTGGAATAA
- the murC gene encoding UDP-N-acetylmuramate--L-alanine ligase, giving the protein MKHKVKRIHFVGIGGVGMSGIAEVLLNLGFEISGSDLGSNATSQRLAANGAHVHLGHAAEYVANADVVVISSAVKDDNPEVIEARNRKIPVVPRAQMLAELMRLKQGIAIAGTHGKTTTTSLTASILEAAGLDPTFVIGGKLHAAGSNARLGHGDFLVAEADESDASFLLLTPVISVVTNIDQDHMDTYGHDFNNLKKAFITFLQHLPFYGRAVLCIDDPYVREILPQVTSPITSYGVSSDAMLRAENIVALDGRMQFDAVWENGESRRLPITLNMPGMHNVLNALAAIAVGIEIGADEAAIQSALASFQGVGRRFQRYGEIALETGGSFTLVDDYGHHPVEMAATIAAARGAFPGRRLVLAFQPHRYTRTRDCFEDFVQVLSTVDGLLLGEVYAAGETPIVAADSRSLARAVRVVGKVEPQFVADIQEMPAAIMAAAKDGDVIITMGAGTIGGVPGKVAAILNNKT; this is encoded by the coding sequence ATGAAACACAAAGTTAAACGTATCCATTTTGTAGGTATCGGCGGTGTTGGCATGAGCGGCATCGCTGAGGTCTTACTCAACCTTGGTTTTGAGATCAGTGGCTCAGACCTCGGCAGTAATGCCACCAGCCAGCGCCTTGCTGCAAACGGCGCACACGTCCATTTAGGCCATGCGGCCGAATATGTGGCCAATGCAGATGTGGTGGTGATTTCCAGCGCGGTCAAAGACGATAACCCGGAAGTCATCGAAGCACGTAATCGTAAAATACCGGTGGTGCCACGCGCCCAAATGCTCGCCGAGCTAATGCGCTTAAAGCAAGGCATCGCCATTGCCGGCACGCACGGAAAAACCACCACCACCAGCCTCACCGCCTCTATTTTAGAAGCCGCAGGTTTAGATCCTACCTTTGTGATTGGTGGCAAATTACACGCTGCTGGCAGCAATGCCCGCTTAGGCCATGGCGACTTTTTAGTGGCCGAAGCCGATGAAAGCGATGCATCTTTCCTGCTGCTCACCCCGGTTATTTCGGTGGTGACCAATATCGACCAGGACCATATGGATACCTATGGTCACGACTTTAATAATCTGAAGAAGGCTTTTATTACCTTCTTGCAGCACCTGCCCTTCTATGGCCGCGCCGTGTTGTGCATTGATGATCCTTATGTGCGTGAGATCCTGCCACAGGTCACCAGCCCGATTACCAGCTATGGCGTCAGCTCCGACGCCATGCTGCGCGCCGAGAATATCGTCGCCCTTGATGGCCGTATGCAATTTGATGCAGTTTGGGAAAACGGCGAATCCCGCCGCCTGCCCATCACACTGAATATGCCAGGCATGCACAATGTGCTGAACGCCCTAGCCGCCATTGCCGTGGGGATTGAAATTGGTGCAGATGAAGCTGCCATTCAGTCGGCATTAGCAAGCTTCCAAGGAGTAGGACGCCGCTTCCAGCGCTATGGCGAAATAGCGCTTGAAACAGGCGGCAGCTTTACGCTGGTGGATGACTACGGCCACCATCCGGTTGAAATGGCTGCCACCATTGCCGCTGCACGGGGTGCATTTCCGGGCCGCCGCTTAGTGCTGGCATTTCAGCCACACCGCTACACCCGCACCCGCGATTGCTTTGAAGATTTTGTACAAGTGTTATCCACGGTTGATGGCCTATTGCTTGGCGAAGTGTATGCCGCCGGCGAAACCCCGATTGTGGCCGCAGACAGCCGCAGCCTAGCCCGCGCGGTACGCGTAGTTGGCAAGGTGGAGCCGCAATTTGTAGCCGATATCCAGGAAATGCCCGCAGCCATTATGGCCGCAGCCAAAGACGGCGATGTCATCATCACCATGGGCGCAGGCACGATAGGCGGCGTTCCTGGCAAGGTTGCTGCAATTTTAAATAACAAAACCTAA
- the murG gene encoding undecaprenyldiphospho-muramoylpentapeptide beta-N-acetylglucosaminyltransferase, whose amino-acid sequence MSKRTLLVMAGGTGGHIFPALAVANELKTRGWKIIWLGAAGRMETRIVPEHGIDLITLKIDGVRGKGLLKKLSQPWVQLKALCGAFKAIFEHRPDVAIGFGGFTGFPGGVAMRMLWLPLVIHEQNSVAGLTNKVLSKIANRVLFAFPSAFPGIEGCIGNPVRAEIQNLALPEARFAGRTGPLRLLVVGGSLGAQVFNEEVPKALALMPADQRPMVIHQAGEKHIEALRANYAAADVSADCVAFISDMAEAYANADLILCRAGALTVAELACVGAASVLVPFPHAVDDHQTGNARYLSENGAGLLIAQKEFNAAAFAQLLTQTSRGQCLSIAKLARGLAKPDATMQVVSVIEELAK is encoded by the coding sequence ATGAGTAAACGTACCCTTCTCGTAATGGCAGGCGGCACAGGCGGGCATATTTTCCCTGCTCTTGCGGTAGCTAATGAGCTAAAAACACGCGGCTGGAAAATCATCTGGCTGGGCGCTGCGGGCCGTATGGAAACCCGCATCGTGCCTGAGCATGGCATTGATCTGATCACCCTCAAAATTGATGGCGTGCGCGGCAAAGGGCTGCTGAAAAAACTCAGCCAACCTTGGGTACAACTCAAGGCACTTTGCGGCGCATTTAAAGCCATTTTTGAGCATAGGCCTGATGTGGCCATTGGCTTTGGCGGCTTTACCGGCTTCCCTGGCGGCGTAGCCATGCGCATGCTGTGGCTGCCACTGGTAATCCACGAACAAAACTCGGTAGCAGGGCTCACGAATAAGGTGCTGTCTAAGATTGCCAACCGCGTACTGTTTGCTTTTCCAAGTGCATTTCCAGGAATTGAAGGCTGCATTGGCAACCCGGTAAGGGCAGAAATCCAAAATCTAGCGCTGCCTGAGGCCCGCTTTGCAGGGCGCACTGGCCCGCTCAGGCTGCTGGTTGTTGGTGGCAGCTTAGGCGCACAAGTCTTTAACGAAGAAGTTCCCAAGGCACTGGCCTTAATGCCTGCTGATCAGCGCCCGATGGTGATTCATCAGGCGGGCGAAAAACATATTGAAGCCTTGCGGGCCAATTATGCCGCCGCCGATGTCAGCGCAGATTGCGTGGCATTTATCAGCGATATGGCAGAGGCCTACGCCAATGCCGATTTGATTTTATGCCGTGCCGGCGCGCTGACCGTGGCCGAGCTGGCCTGTGTAGGCGCCGCATCGGTGCTGGTGCCTTTTCCGCACGCAGTTGATGATCACCAAACCGGCAATGCACGCTATTTAAGTGAGAACGGTGCAGGCCTTTTAATCGCGCAAAAAGAATTTAACGCCGCCGCGTTTGCCCAATTACTGACCCAAACCAGCCGCGGACAATGCTTAAGCATCGCCAAGCTAGCACGCGGTCTGGCAAAACCGGATGCCACGATGCAAGTGGTATCGGTGATTGAAGAATTAGCCAAGTAG
- the ftsW gene encoding putative lipid II flippase FtsW — MRQLFSQAIKRLRPNMAAYDQALFWCITLLLTIGLVMVYSSSIAMAEVDKDTGFRSNYFLIRHVIFLVVGIAGAFIAFSISTKTWQQYSSTLFLIGMILLLLVLIPGVGREVNGSRRWLSLVVINLQPSELMKLFVVLYAADYTVRKAISMTGSFMQSVSKVLFPMFMVMALVGALLLLEPDFGAFAVITAIAMGALFLGGFNWKLFAGLFMFLGVAFVGLVVSSPYRMQRVLGFLDPWKDPYGKGYQLSHSLIAFGRGEWSGVGLGASVEKLSYLPEAHTDFLMAIIAEEFGFIGVALVILLFAFLIFRSFMIGVQAAKLERHWQALAAQGVGIWMGVQSFINIGVNMGLMPTKGLTLPLLSFGGSGVVANLIALGVLMRIDYENRQLIRGYRA, encoded by the coding sequence ATGCGCCAGCTATTTTCACAAGCTATCAAACGGCTGCGCCCCAATATGGCGGCCTATGATCAGGCGCTGTTCTGGTGCATTACCCTGCTGCTGACGATTGGTTTGGTGATGGTGTATTCCTCATCAATTGCGATGGCCGAAGTAGATAAAGACACCGGCTTTCGCTCTAACTATTTTTTGATTCGCCATGTGATTTTCTTGGTCGTCGGCATTGCAGGTGCATTTATTGCCTTTTCTATTTCTACCAAAACCTGGCAGCAGTATTCATCCACCCTGTTTTTAATTGGCATGATTTTGCTGCTCTTGGTACTGATTCCGGGCGTGGGGCGCGAAGTAAACGGTAGCCGCCGCTGGCTGTCTTTGGTGGTAATTAACTTGCAACCGTCCGAGTTGATGAAGCTATTTGTTGTGCTTTATGCCGCGGATTACACCGTACGCAAAGCCATCAGCATGACAGGCTCATTTATGCAAAGCGTAAGCAAAGTGCTGTTCCCCATGTTTATGGTGATGGCGCTGGTGGGCGCACTCTTATTGCTGGAGCCAGACTTTGGTGCTTTTGCCGTGATTACAGCAATCGCCATGGGCGCACTCTTTTTAGGCGGTTTTAACTGGAAGCTCTTTGCCGGCCTGTTTATGTTCTTGGGCGTGGCGTTTGTGGGGCTGGTGGTCAGCTCGCCTTACCGTATGCAACGCGTACTGGGGTTTTTAGATCCGTGGAAAGATCCGTACGGCAAGGGCTATCAGCTTAGCCATTCGCTAATTGCTTTTGGCCGGGGCGAATGGAGCGGCGTGGGTCTTGGGGCTAGCGTAGAAAAACTCTCCTACCTGCCCGAAGCGCATACCGACTTTTTAATGGCAATTATTGCCGAAGAGTTTGGCTTTATCGGTGTAGCCCTTGTGATTTTGCTGTTTGCTTTTCTGATTTTTCGCTCATTTATGATCGGCGTACAAGCCGCCAAGCTGGAGCGCCACTGGCAAGCTTTAGCCGCTCAAGGCGTAGGAATCTGGATGGGCGTACAGTCATTTATCAATATTGGCGTAAATATGGGCCTGATGCCCACCAAGGGTTTAACCCTGCCGCTGCTGTCTTTTGGTGGCTCTGGCGTGGTTGCAAATTTAATTGCTTTAGGCGTTCTGATGCGGATTGATTACGAAAACCGCCAGCTGATCAGGGGGTACCGTGCATGA